gaggctgaggaagaaggattgcccttagttcaaggtcagtttaaAGTAAAGAATGAACTAGGCCTGGTTACACATAGCCGTAATTccaagttcaggaccagcctgggctagctacatcatgagactttgtctcaaacagcAAAAGGGGGGCCAGCAgcatgactcagcaggtaaaggtgcttgccacaaagCCTGACACCCTGAGTTTGACCTCCCAGACCCACGTGGTGGAATGAGAGAATCAATTCCTGAAAGCTGCAGTCTGATTTCCAGACGTGTGCTACGGCATGTgtttatgtacacatacacattcacagacacaagttaaaaatgtaaaaaaaaaaaaaaaaaaaatcaactagcACAAAGAAAAAGTCCTCTTGAATAACTGAAGCACAACTATTATAgcctttaaattaaaacaaaacaaaacaaacaaaaaagatagagCTACAGGTATGACTCAGTGGCTATCCTGTTCTAGCTCCTGGCTTTGACGGCTTATGCCATAAAACCAAATAATTAAATGGGTAGTAAGTAAGTAGACTAGAACGGGTGAAAACATTGCAAATGAGACTTCAGAAGCTCTTGTCTCATTGCTGGTTCACTGCTGAGGATGTCTGTCAACAGGAAAGGGGCCTTGAAAACTCCCTGcaggccagtgagcagcactACCAGATGCAGCTGCAAGATCTGGAGTCAGTGATTGGCAGACTAGAGAAGGAGCTGCAGGAAGTGAGGCGTGGCATCGAGAGGCAGCTTCAAGAGCATGAGATGCTTCTCAACACCAAGATGAGGCTGGAGCAGGAAATAGCCACTTACCGCCGCCTGCTAGAACAGGAAGAGATCAGGTACCTAAATCCTCGGCACTAATGGCATGGGTGGCTAGGGGTCAGATGCACAGAGCCACTGGTGATGCCATCAGAGAAATCAAATCCAAAATaaagcccaccaccaccaccaccaccaccacagcctgtTCACTGGGCTCCTGTAGTGACACAGGCTGAATGCCTCCTCCAGAGAGCAAGAAGAACTAACTGCCTGCTGCTAAAACTGACACGTTAATAACCAGAGCTGGCTATTACACTCCTTGGTCACTAAAGTGGCTTTTCTCAGTCTTCCCGCTTTCTCCACTGTTTCTCTCTTTTAGGACTAGTCTTTGCCTTTAATAGATCACCCCAAAGAAGTTTGGAGACTTACACATTATCACCACAACCCTGCCCAAAGCCCCCCGACACACAAACTTAACCCCCAGTAAACACACAAATACTACTACTATAGTTTGGGCATGGGGCTCAGCCAGAACAGGGCTTGCCAGCATGCATGAAATCCCGAGTTTGCACTGAGTTTGTTCCCCAGCATCACGATGTGCATGcttggaatctcagcacttgggaggtgaaggcaggaagatcaagagttcaaagtcatcctcagctccaTATCaggttggaggctagcctgggctacaagagaccttctctcaaaaagtaaaaataatacacaAGTGATCCTATTACACAAGCATGATAAACAATACTGACGCAAGTCACAATTGTAAGGCTTTAAACAATCCCGAAAGAAAAGGGAACTAACAGGGAACTCTTGTTTATTCACTattatattttacaatatttataagGTCTTAGATCTTTAAACAACAGCATCACCTCCAAGTTTCTAtattcccataaaaaaaaaaaaaatctttgttcttGTTTCAGAATCCTGAATCTTCTGCAACACCAGATGGGATAGGGTTAGCCTATGAgatctttaaaaaatcataaatggaATTCAAAATATACCACTTGCTAGCTGAATGACCTTGGACAAGGTCactgtgcttctgttttctcaacaAAATAGGAATGCTATTGTCTACATCGCAATACTGCCATGAGGACTTAATGAGTCAACATTATGAAGGGCTCAAAGCACTACCAAGTGCATTGTGCTGTGTAAAAAATACACAATTTATTATATGATAGTACATAATATGTTATTAAATAATGATGGTAGATGTTAACTTCTAAGCATTCAAGATTTTGACAAACTGGCTTttagtattttataatttttccataTTTGTACTATTGTTTGagatataaatacagaaaaatgcaaataaactatTATACAAAACCCAGAAAATCTAATGAGCAATGTGGTTAAGTATTATACATTGTATCCCTATGGCGTTTGACCTGTTAACAGGCTTCTCCTAGTTCTTCCTGTCTAAGAAGTAACATGTTTctgaagttgtttttattttctgagcatctaatccccatcccctcccccactctctacATCCCCCACCTAGAAGCTGGCTCGGAATTTGATATTTACTAGTCTCATCCAGCTCCTTTGGTAATACAGATGCATCTGTATACAATGTAGAAAATTGGTCTGTGTATTATTTTAGCCCCTATAAAACTAGCTCCTAGTTTCCCTCCACGCTTGTGCCTGGGAGATTCACTGAGATGCTGCATGGCCTGGCTCATCACTGTGAATGCTGAATAGTGTTCCCATTGTGTGACATAACAACTTACCATTCTCTtgtctgtttccttttgtttttattttattttattttattttattttattttattttattttattttttgctaccACAGTGTTCTTTCTATGACTCTTTCCATTTCAGATATTATGGGTGTatccaaggagagaagaaagaagaaaagcttaCCAAGAGTAAAGTTGGCTTTCTTCTCCCCTCAGGTGAGTTTCTGACACGATAACCTCATTCGAAAATACATGTATTATTGGTGGAGACAATACAGAAATTTCCTCAACACAGCAAAAAGATAAATGTTCAGTTCTTCAATGTTGTGACTCCGCCTCCCCAACACTGACATGcactttattttccttctctttttcaacATTGTAACCTAATGTAACATTTTCACAGCCATTATAAATGAAATATCCTTTTCAACAAAAGTTTCCCAAAAGTATGAAAATGAAACCATGGAGTCAGTGACCAAACAGGCAGTAGTGAATGGAGACACGGTGAAGGAGAGCGCCCAGGCCCATGGCACCATTCAGTAAGTAAAACTGCTTGACTCTGGAATAGTACCAAGTATGAGAAAAGTCACTTCAAGTGAGCAGTCTTAGCGGTCTTTTCCAAATATTTCAGATACTGCCAATACACTGTGATTTTTCAGGCAGACgtgaatatacacacatagcaACACAAAGAAGAGTGTGTAaagaattcacttttttttttctaaaactaaaatcAGAGCATAAGAATTATGtagaatctcagcactcaggaggcagaagcaggaggatctatgtgagtttaaggcctgcttggtctacatagtgagttctagaataggCAGAACTATATCAAGAGaccctgccttttaaaaaaaaggaaagaaaaggaagactttttattttaaaaatgtagaaattagccgggcagtggtggcgcacgcctttaatcccagcacttgggaggcagaggcaggtggatttctgagttcgaggccagcctggtctacagagtgagttccaggacagccaagggctacacagagaaaccctgtctcaaacccacccaccccccaaaacaaaaaacaaaaaacaaacaaaaaaaatgtagaaatttcACATAattctatattaaaaattatattctatgGTTGTTAAACTTGTATCAATTAGAAATTCCACAgcctgggggtggagagatggctcagaggtaagaAGCACATGCCCATTCTCAATCATTCACTACTCCAGGTTCAGGGAACCTGGTGCCTTCTTttaacctctgtgggcaccaggcatgcaagtagtacacatacatacatgcagacaaaacacgcATGAGATAAAATAATCAAGAGTTAAAAATCCTACAAcctatacattatatacatttcttttatgaatatgaacTATACATTGTGTCTATTCTTctataaaaaaaagtttactttCTCATTTCAGGACAGAGAAAGTGGATGAAGTCATAAAAGAATGGGAAGGTTCATTCTTTAAGGATAACCCTCGACTGAGGAAAAAGTCTGTTTCTCTCCGGTTTGATCTGCATTTAGCAGCCACTGATGAGGGCTGTTTAGAGAGCAGACAAGATCTTCCAGATATCGAAGTCAGGCTTATCATGAGAAGGTCCTGTAGTATCCCCTCCATCAAACCCCCCCCAGCAACCGACTAACCCAGAGATCGTATTCACCAAGGGCACTAGGATGGACCTACGTAAGCCATGCAGACCCCCAGTCCCAAGTGGAAggtgttttatatgtatggagAATGTTCAGGTGCTGTGGGCTGGGACTCTCTTCAGAGAATACATAAGGAAGAGGTGATGTTGCTAGGACTCCAAagatgagcttttttttttttgagaggggttgcttaaaaataaaacagaaatccaGTGTagattctgttttatttctcatCTAAATAGTCTTTATTCTGATGAGCTTTATCGGAGACTTTAAGTATTAGTCTGTAATTTTCCTCAAAGGCTGAACATCCTAAGGAGAATAGAATAGCTTGTTTGAAAACTGAAGAATTACAGTGAATTATTCTTCGTGGCTCCAGGACCAGCTGAACCTAGAATGTTCTACTTCTAAAAAGGCAGCAGTTAAGAACAAACATTTAAGGAGGAGATTTTACATTCACTTAGGacttttacttttgagacaatCATTTGAACCCTGGGAATTACAGCGTTCCCTCCATGAGCAATTCTGAATGAAGCATAGCGCATACCCCCATGGCATTCCGATGATTAATACAATTGGGTTACTCTGTATcttaaagctttttttaaaatcagtatcaGAGAGTCAGCTTGTTGAAAGAtaaaggatacacacacacacactccagctgTACAAACCTTTTAAAGCACATTGAAAAGGTGGTTGACTCCAGTTACTAGAATTACCCAGCTGCTCACCATCTGCACTTCCAGCTGTAAAATGAAATGTGAATAGTGTTTGCTGTGGGCCttagaggaaagagtttatgaACTTGGAGAAATAGTCCTTGCAGTCATTTCTGTGAACTAACAGCATAGTATTGCTATCTCAGCTAAGAGTGTCTGCAGAACTTGTTCTTAAATTGTTCAAACTATAATAAATAGAgatgtaaaatatatttgtgaaTAAGAGAATTGTTGcaaaggttttgttttgggttattttaattatttatttactatatgtgTATtcttgcacaccagaagagggcaccagatctcattacagatggttgtgagccaccatgtagttgctgggaattgaactcaggacctctgaaagagcagccagtgctcttaacctctgagccatctctctagccccgttgcaaagttaaaaaaaaaaaaaaaaaaaacaaacaaaaaaaaaaaaaaaaactaaatttgtTTAATGCAGATACATTTAGGTACATTTACTTTAAGACCTTAAATAATAAATGCTTGTTTATGACATTAGagatttatagttttttttttctaaataacaacaaaaagggaGTATAAACCATTTGCCACTGTTCTTTGTTTGCAGCTGAAGTATCATCTAAGGGCTACAGTTATACTCACATTTTAGTGGGGCCTTCAGaacccctctcctcctccctgtctccacatgtgtatatatgcatatatatgttgaCTAGTAAATACACTTTAGCCACAAGGAACATACGTTAATTAACTTTTAGTATAATCCAGGGGTTTAACGGCTACCTTTTTCATTACTCCGAGTTGCTTTCAGCCTGACTCACTCTAGTTAGTGAAAAAGAATAATGTTGTTTGTCAAGATTACAACAGTATGTTAAGCACTTATTCTTGAATAAGCATCTGACATGAAATTGCATCCTATACATAAAATGTTTCTTTCGGGCTGGGGGTATGGCAGGGTGGCAGAGCTTCACCTAGTACACAGGGGACACTGGGTTTGGACCTcagggaaaaaaagggggggtttaTTCATCATTAAATGCTGTGACTTTATTAAAGCTTTGACTGCAATCATATAAACCATTGTACTGGTTACTGCATTCTGCAACAAGATTAAGATAAAGGGATACATTTAGTGCAATCTACTACAGTGTTAGAACCGGGCCTTGTAAATGACAGCCTGCTAGAGAAGGCCCACTGTGGGACTGTTACGTGTGTAACATGCAGTACTTGAATTTGTAAatgagttttgtttgctttgaggcATTTTAAAATCAGATTATGAATTTACCAAAATAAATGATACcaccataataaaaaaaaattaaacgtGAACACTAAGGCTTCCTTGTATTTGAACTCTCTTATTTCAAAGGTGTCTGGGCACGCGGTTAAGCCAGACGAAGCTAGCTcacttgagaaagaaagaaaactgcagtcACAGGAGATGGGGTTTAACTTGGTGTCCAAGATAAATTaagaattaagttttaaaatccAGAGAGTGTTGAcagtacacacctgcaatcccagcacttggaaggcagaagaaagatttaagttccaggccagccagaactacatagtaagatctcacacaaacacacacacacaccccataaccACAATTATAAAATCCTATAATTCTGGGGAAATATGATAGGAAACAGCATTATTTTCAAAATGCTGCAGGACTCCATCACAGCAGTCAGCAAATTATTTGGAATCTTCACAGAAAGTCTACAAAACACTATCGATTTAGTGAGGAATAGAAATGAATATTCCTCCATCTTCAGGAAATATTTCAAATGTATGAGCGcataacaaaatacaaacataaagaGTAATTCCAATTGCTGACAGTTGTAGGATTGTAGCCCTGGCTCTGTCAGTAATGAGCCTTTTAAGAGGAGCGATCGCTCTGTGTCTCCCAGGCCTCACGTTCATCTCTGAAGACAAGGAGAAGGCAATGCATGCTTCTAGTTGCTGCCTTCCCTGCTGCCTGAAATACTATGCACATGGAAATATCTGGCAAGGCAGTACTCAAATGTACAATTCTACTTAAATAAAAACTGTCTCTGGGAGTAAAGAATGTATTAGAAAAATTATAGCTGACAATGATTAAGTAATAGCTCAAAGTACAATagctattttaaatttaattatttaaaaaaaaaaagactccttcCTGGAAAATTACCAACTTAAACTGTTCTGTCACGAGAGGCAGTCTTTGAAGTACAAGTGATGTCTAAAAAAAGAGGAACAATTTCTACactaaagttaaaattaattattttagaaatatgatttctattaattatatatggtatgttatttacttattctgtataatatatatatatatatatatatatatatatatttttttttttttttttttttttttccatgtggtCCACACAGAGCATGTggacagagaacaacttgcaggaactggttctgtccttccaccataGGGGTGGTGAGGAAGGAATTCAGACCATCAAGCTATaaagcaggcacctttaccagccgagccatctttgtttttttattttttgtttttcgagacagggtttctctgtgtagccctggctgtcctggaactcactctgtagaccaggctggcctcgaactcagaaatccgcctgcctctgcctcccaagtgctgggattaaaggcgtgcgccatcactgcccggctcagCCGAGCCATCTTAACAGCCCTCTTTATACAGTTTTGAAATCTTAAGGAATAAAGGAAGAACCAAATCTTAAGGAATAAAGAACCAAAGGAGGATACTGAGATCAACATCCATTAATTTTACAGATATCTAAGTATATCATCCAATGTTCAAGATATCAAATATCCTGACCCAcagacagagaactacaggcaaccaaggaatgctgagagcaggagaaagaaagtcttccccagggatgaacCCCTAACTGGCTATTCAGTACCAAATGTTCAcctctgaaatcatatacataggTAACATTAAATGGACTGAACGGGTTGTATTCATATAGTtatgtgatacatatatacacacgtgtgtgcataaatatatatattatacatttatatatatataatattatatataaaaacaaaaaatgagattTGAGAGGAAGCACGGAGAGGAACATGGAAGGgactggaaggaagaaaaagaaagagaggaataatattatattttaatttcaaaaattaattttaaaaagatatcaaACGTCCCCATTACAAAGAAGCTTCCACTCCAACAGGGGgccaaaaagaagaaataaaagaatataacaaATTTAACATACAGATATAACATTTAACTACAGATAtaacaagttaaaaaaagaaaaaagaaaaaaaaaaaacacacacacaggccatcAAGAGGAAGCAAGGGTTGGAAAACAGGTCTGACTTTAGGGCAGAAGATCTATTAAGGTTTCCttggcacctttaatcccagcacttgggaggcagagacaggcggatttctgagtttgaggccagcctggtctacagagtgagttccaggacagccagggctacacagagaaaacctgtctcgaaacaaaacaaaacaaaaacaacaacaacaacaaaaaaaaaggtttccTTGGAATAAAAGGCACATGAGCACATGAGAGGGCTGCAGATGTAACTCAGATGCTCACTATGTTCAGaaccctggattcaattcccagcaccacacagaagtaaaaagaacaagaaagaatatCATGCCACTGTCCACTTAGAACTCAATCAattccctcttttttttaaaccactttTGTGTCAGCCCTTTCCCACCACAGCATGCTGACAACGTTGAGCTTCAGAGAACTGGCCAGCTGGGATGGCGCCTTGTAGcacgcatgcatgtacacacatgccccAAAGCACTGTACCACCTACTCCCTTTTCTACCATCCCATAATCCTAAAACTTCTAAGGCAGGGAAGTAACAAAGCTGGAGCTCCTGggcagacagaggaaggagacatTGGATCTCTGCTGTAACTGTGTGGCTCCCCCATTCATCTCTATGCTTTTTGtgttaaaaaacattttcagataCATTCCTTTATGTTGTGcattcatctgaaaaaaaaaaaaaaaaaaacctttagtcTTTCCTTTCAATACACTCTCATTTTGTTACTTTCACCTCATGAGTATAAAAATATTGGGCAACGGAAGAACTGGACAGTATTATCATTTATGCTCTGCAGACTTCTAAAGATACCTCATTTCCTGTTGTCACAACCAGGATAAAGGCCAACAGGTAGTTCCAGCATTCAGCCAATTTCTCTAGATGCTAACATTGTCCTTATATAACCACAGATGGTCTGCTCAATTTTCCTCCACCGTGATGTGACCCATTTTACCTAGGTATTCTCTACTTCGTATGGTCCGCCAAAGTACCAaagggggtcgggggggggggggggaacaagcCCTGGAATGGTCCAGAAAAGTGGCCCCACGCACACTTACTGAACACCTAATTACAAGTCTAGCCCTTAGAAATCATTGGTAATTATGACATTGTACGGTCCCAGATGCCTGAAACTTTGTTTTCAAGACTTTCCAAGATTGCAGATGGCCCAATCCCATACAGCAGTTATCAGACACAGGATCAGCCTTAGGAAAGTTCCAGGAGGGCATCACAAAGAAACACTGAGCTGACTATTTAAAGACAAGCGAGGCTGAGCTGAATTGGCCCTCCTGGGAAGGGATGCGAATTGTCACAGGTATGCGAGCTGGAAGGAGTGAGCTGACTGACATCTGAGGATCCTAGGCTCAGAAACCCGTCGCCATCACTCAACCTCTAGAAGCATCTGGAAAACTACAAAAACTCCCGTGTTGCTTTTCGCTTAGGCGGAGGCAGGGAGCCCTGCTGGGCGCCAGCAAGGACCTAAACGCGGGGACCCAGGTCCTCCCCGCCTACATTCTCCATCCTCCATTCATTCATACGTCCATCAGCGGAGTACTGAGGACCAGCGCGAAGGGAAACGCCAGGGTGCGGGGTGTGCGGGAGCTGCGTCCCGCCCTCTCCCGGGAGAGGCTCCGGCGAGCCTTCTCCGGACTCCCGCCTCACACAGCGGCGCCCACCGCCTCAGTGAAGCCCCGGCGCGCAGTGTGCGCAGTTCCTGCCGCCGGGCCGCGAACCAGGGCCCGCAACGCGGCCCAGCCTTCTCCGCCCTCCTCGCCGTGACGAATCGGCGCCCGGCTGGGACAGGATCCAAATTGGAAGACTTCTGAGAAAACCGAGGAgcctgaaaaaaatttttttggcgCACTAAGCCTTGTCGCGTGCTCACTGGAAGGGCTGTTCGTCTGAGGAGAGCCGGCCGCGGCCGGCCGAAAATTCCCGGAGCGTGTGGAAAGTGCGAGCGCGGAAGCTCCGGCGCGAGGGGCGGGGCGAGCGCGGGACAAAGAGAAGCGAAGCCGGAGCTGCGGGCGCCTTCTAGGCCCGCGGGTGAGTGTTTCCCAGTGGGCCCGACCCGGTTGGGGAGGATGGCGAGCTGTGGTGTTTCGGCTTGGCGGGACCCCGAGTTCCCGCGGGGTGCTGGGGTTCGGCCTCGGCTGCGAGGCAGGAGCTAGAGCCGGCGCGGCCTCTATGAGGCCTAGCGGTGGCGGGGCAGCCCCATCCGGGACAGCTCCTCGGAGGCGCCCATCGTCCCTTTACGCTGGACTCCCGACGCTGGCCGAGCACCAATGCACAGCCTCCTGCGGGGGAGTTTCCAGAAAAGCTCACCCTCCGCCCGCCACAGATTTAAAGGAAAGGACCAAGGGAAGCCCTCTGGGCAAGGCCAGCGGGGGTCCTCACCCACCAGGAAGGTGGTTCCCccgttatttttatttttattttatttggttcagGCAGCGAGCTAAAGACTCCCGGGGTGGCCTGGAGTGAAGTCTGAGACGGTGTGGGTTGGATTTAAACCCACCTTGGAAGTTCTGGCCTATGGCCTTAGACAATCGCCCCGAGACTGTTTTCTTCGTTTGTAAAAATGGGGACAGCCTTACGTATCTGGTAGGGTCTTTGTGACTGGTGAGCAACACTGTGTTATAAGCCTGACCCGTAAGGAAATTCAGCAGATACTGAGTTCCGTGCCAGGCACTATGGTTAGATCCACTCACTACTAGAGTTTGTATGCTTAGCCCAGGAGAGCGATCATTTGTAAGTATTAGCAGTGAAGCGTAAGGTACCAGGGACCCTGTCATAGTTTCTGTCGGGGCTCCCCACAGCAAGGCCTACTGGGTGTtgatggaaggaaaagagagatgggTTGAAAAAAAATTAGCTATTTCCACATCAGAATCTCTTACCCTGATGATTTGAGGCACTTCCTTAAAATGAAAactagaagggaaaaaaaaagtgtattcaccgtctttctaaaaataaattttcatctcTTTATGCATTACCGTTTGTGGTCTGTGTTGAGTAAGGAGCAAGCTCAGAGATGTTCGTATTTTGAACTGGTGATGCTAGGaccaaatttataaagaattGAGTGAGCTACGTTGAGTAACAAAGTAATAAATTAGACCATCCCTCCTCTGTTGCGAGACAAAACCTAGCCACTTTCACATGGTGTGTGAGGGAAAATGCCACTGGTCTTTGTAAGCCGTGTAGGAATACAGAGACGATACAATTAAATCAAGAAAGTACCTGAGATAATTTTTGGAATTGGCTGTAAAGGAACACGTGTCCTGTAAGTAGCCTCAGAAAATTGTTCCAGCTCTTATGAAACTATTTACCAACAAAAGAGAATGTGAAGTTTGTTACCATACTGAGTTATCTTCCACACTGCCTCCAGGAATAAGACATTGCTCTGTTTCAATAAAAAATGTCCCCTAAATAAGGCAGAGCTTCTGATCAGGGGTTATTTGTCAGTATCTGGTAGGCCTTGTTGGGGTCACCCTGATAATACATCACATTctattgtcattatttttttttatcagtctaAGTAATCGTTTGCATGGCATCAGCAAAATGTTTTCCATACAAGACGTGGCTCTCAATAACATAAGCAAAAACCTAAAAATCCATCTCTAATATAACTCTAAATTTCCCAgtaatttattttcatcatttaattCTGATCAATCAAATGACTGTAAGAACTAGTTAAAAATATGCAAAAGGCTTGATTACTAGCAATTAACAGTGAAGTAATTTTGCTCAGAAATACAAAACTACCCTATTCTTTAGGAAAACATTCTCTTATGCTTGCTGAGTtttgattctctttttttttcttttttttctttttttttattttagtgtctCAGATTCATTCTTAAGGAACTGAGAACTTAATCTTCCAAAATGTCAAGTAagtttcaatttttatatttatcaatcTGTGTTAATACGAGACTAATGCCCTAGCAAATGGGAATTCCAAAatactctcattttttttttcttcaaaacaggACCATTGGTAGTTTTGTTGCATAGTATTATATCTCAGTTGTTTACAagaagttatttattttctttcaaacagAAAGACCATCTTatgccccacctcccaccccagctCCTGCAACagtaagttttaattttcttgttaaTGTAATAGCCAAGTCTGGCCTTGATACAAAAACCCAGATGTCTTCCACTGACAGTCACTCAGTCATCACCGCCACAGGATAGAAAATTCAGCTAAAAATCAGCACTTCCTACTAAATAAAATAACTCCTTTCATCCTACCTTGAACCAAacccaacatttaaaaatacatactatGAGCTTCCAACCTCCTGTGCTCTCTTTTTTCCCTAAC
The nucleotide sequence above comes from Arvicanthis niloticus isolate mArvNil1 chromosome 6, mArvNil1.pat.X, whole genome shotgun sequence. Encoded proteins:
- the Krt222 gene encoding keratin-like protein KRT222 isoform X1 codes for the protein MELSQLLNEIRANYEQLLTRNQIETVLSTRIQLEEDITKKMDKDGEALKAAQAELKEARRQCHHLQVEIESLHAVERGLENSLQASEQHYQMQLQDLESVIGRLEKELQEVRRGIERQLQEHEMLLNTKMRLEQEIATYRRLLEQEEIRYYGCIQGEKKEEKLTKSKVGFLLPSAIINEISFSTKVSQKYENETMESVTKQAVVNGDTVKESAQAHGTIQTEKVDEVIKEWEGSFFKDNPRLRKKSVSLRFDLHLAATDEGCLESRQDLPDIEVRLIMRRSCSIPSIKPPPATD
- the Krt222 gene encoding keratin-like protein KRT222 isoform X2, with translation MDKDGEALKAAQAELKEARRQCHHLQVEIESLHAVERGLENSLQASEQHYQMQLQDLESVIGRLEKELQEVRRGIERQLQEHEMLLNTKMRLEQEIATYRRLLEQEEIRYYGCIQGEKKEEKLTKSKVGFLLPSAIINEISFSTKVSQKYENETMESVTKQAVVNGDTVKESAQAHGTIQTEKVDEVIKEWEGSFFKDNPRLRKKSVSLRFDLHLAATDEGCLESRQDLPDIEVRLIMRRSCSIPSIKPPPATD